In Microbacterium binotii, one DNA window encodes the following:
- the aceE gene encoding pyruvate dehydrogenase (acetyl-transferring), homodimeric type: MTVNQQDPYSQGPLDSDPEETAEWRESLEQLVQAKGRGRGREIMLSLLQDSRELHLGVPMVPTTDYINTIAPENEPDFPGDEEIERRYRAWIRWNAAMTVHRAQRPGIGVGGHISTYASSAALYEVGFNHFFRGLDDPNGGDQVFFQGHASPGMYARSFLEGRLSEQQLDGFRQEKSAAPLGLPSYPHPRLLPEYWQFPTVSMGLGPVNAIYQAMTNKYLTNRGMKDLSDSHVWAFLGDGEMDEVESRGQLQVAANEGLDNLTFVVNCNLQRLDGPVRGNGKIIQELESFFRGAGWNVIKVIWGREWDSLLANDDQGALLNLMNVTPDGDFQTYKAENGAYIRENFFGRDERAAALVKDYTDDQIWNLKRGGHDYRKVYAAFKAAVEHKGQPTVILAHTIKGYGLGPHFEGRNATHQMKKMTLDDLKHFRDAMHIPVSDAQLEENPYQPPYYNPGAQDETIQYMVERRRKLGGFLPERRTTHVGLELPDDKAYALPKKGSGTQEIATTMAFVRLLKDLLRVKGFGERIVPIIPDEARTFGMDAYFPTAKIYNPNGQNYTSVDRELLLAYKESPQGQIMHVGINEAGAVAAFTATSTSYATHGQPLIPVYIFYSMFGFQRTGDAQWAVGDQMGRGFIIGATAGRTTLTGEGLQHADGHSHLLASTNPATVAYDPAYGYEIAHIVRSGIDRMYGGNHPDPNVMYYITVYNEPIVQPAEPEGVDVDGIVRGIHRISEGSGDGHRAQILASGVGVPWALEAQKLLSEDWGVSADVWSVTSWSELRNDGLAAEEHNFLHPEAEPRTAYLTEKLRDAQGPVVGVSDFMHAVQDQIRQWVPGRYLTLGADGFGFSDTRAAARRFFKIDGPSIVVRTLQGLVDEGRLDRSVIGQAIEKYRLHDVNAGTSGNAGGES, translated from the coding sequence GTGACTGTCAACCAACAGGATCCGTACTCGCAGGGCCCCCTCGACAGCGATCCGGAAGAGACCGCGGAATGGCGCGAGTCGCTGGAGCAGCTCGTCCAGGCGAAGGGCCGCGGACGCGGTCGCGAGATCATGCTGAGCCTGCTTCAGGATTCGCGTGAGCTTCACCTCGGTGTGCCGATGGTTCCCACCACCGACTACATCAACACGATCGCCCCCGAGAACGAGCCGGACTTCCCCGGCGACGAGGAGATCGAGCGCCGCTACCGCGCATGGATCCGGTGGAACGCGGCCATGACCGTCCACCGTGCGCAGCGCCCGGGCATCGGCGTCGGCGGTCACATCTCGACCTACGCATCCTCTGCCGCGCTCTACGAGGTCGGCTTCAACCACTTCTTCCGCGGTCTCGACGACCCCAACGGCGGCGACCAGGTCTTCTTCCAGGGCCACGCCTCGCCCGGCATGTACGCGCGGTCCTTCCTCGAGGGTCGCCTGAGCGAGCAGCAGCTCGACGGCTTCCGTCAGGAGAAGTCGGCGGCGCCGCTCGGACTTCCTTCGTACCCGCACCCGCGTCTGCTGCCCGAGTACTGGCAGTTCCCCACCGTCTCGATGGGTCTCGGACCCGTCAACGCCATCTACCAGGCGATGACGAACAAGTACCTCACCAACCGCGGCATGAAGGACCTGTCCGACTCGCACGTCTGGGCGTTCCTCGGCGACGGGGAGATGGATGAGGTCGAGAGCCGCGGTCAGCTCCAAGTCGCTGCGAACGAGGGTCTGGACAACCTGACCTTCGTCGTCAACTGCAACCTGCAGCGCCTCGACGGCCCCGTCCGCGGCAACGGCAAGATCATCCAGGAGCTGGAGAGCTTCTTCCGCGGCGCGGGCTGGAACGTCATCAAGGTCATCTGGGGCCGCGAGTGGGACTCGCTGCTCGCGAACGACGACCAGGGCGCTCTGCTCAACCTGATGAACGTCACGCCCGACGGCGACTTCCAGACGTACAAGGCCGAGAACGGCGCGTACATCCGCGAGAATTTCTTCGGTCGCGACGAGCGCGCCGCCGCTCTCGTCAAGGACTACACCGATGACCAGATCTGGAACCTGAAGCGCGGCGGCCACGACTACCGCAAGGTCTACGCGGCGTTCAAGGCGGCCGTCGAGCACAAGGGCCAGCCGACCGTCATCCTCGCGCACACCATCAAGGGCTACGGCCTGGGTCCGCACTTCGAGGGCCGCAACGCGACCCACCAGATGAAGAAGATGACCCTCGACGACCTCAAGCACTTCCGCGACGCGATGCACATCCCGGTCTCGGACGCGCAGCTCGAGGAGAACCCGTACCAGCCTCCCTACTACAACCCCGGAGCACAGGACGAGACGATCCAGTACATGGTGGAGCGTCGCCGCAAGCTCGGCGGCTTCCTGCCCGAGCGCCGCACGACGCACGTCGGCCTCGAGCTACCGGACGACAAGGCCTACGCGCTGCCGAAGAAGGGCTCGGGAACGCAGGAGATCGCCACGACCATGGCGTTCGTCCGGCTCCTGAAGGACCTGCTGCGCGTCAAGGGCTTCGGTGAGCGGATCGTTCCGATCATCCCGGATGAGGCGCGCACGTTCGGTATGGACGCATACTTCCCGACCGCGAAGATCTACAACCCGAACGGCCAGAACTACACCTCTGTCGACCGCGAGCTGCTTCTGGCGTACAAGGAGAGCCCGCAGGGTCAGATCATGCACGTCGGCATCAACGAGGCCGGCGCGGTGGCGGCGTTCACCGCGACGAGCACCTCGTATGCGACGCACGGTCAGCCGCTCATCCCGGTCTACATCTTCTATTCGATGTTCGGCTTCCAGCGCACCGGTGACGCCCAGTGGGCCGTCGGCGACCAGATGGGCCGCGGCTTCATCATCGGCGCCACCGCCGGTCGCACGACGCTGACGGGTGAGGGCCTGCAGCACGCCGACGGGCACTCGCACCTGCTCGCCTCGACCAACCCGGCGACCGTCGCGTACGACCCGGCATACGGGTACGAGATCGCCCACATCGTGCGCTCGGGCATCGACCGCATGTACGGCGGCAACCACCCCGACCCGAACGTCATGTACTACATCACGGTCTACAACGAGCCGATCGTGCAGCCGGCTGAGCCCGAGGGTGTCGACGTCGACGGCATCGTTCGCGGCATCCACCGCATCTCGGAGGGCTCCGGCGACGGACACCGCGCGCAGATCCTCGCCTCCGGCGTGGGTGTGCCGTGGGCGCTCGAGGCGCAGAAGCTGCTGAGCGAGGACTGGGGCGTGAGCGCCGACGTGTGGTCGGTGACCTCCTGGTCCGAGCTTCGCAACGACGGGCTCGCCGCCGAGGAGCACAACTTCCTCCACCCGGAGGCGGAGCCGCGCACCGCGTACCTGACCGAGAAGCTGCGCGACGCGCAGGGCCCGGTGGTGGGTGTCAGCGACTTCATGCACGCGGTGCAGGACCAGATCCGTCAGTGGGTGCCCGGGCGCTACCTGACCCTGGGCGCCGACGGCTTCGGCTTCTCGGACACCCGCGCCGCTGCACGTCGCTTCTTCAAGATCGATGGCCCCTCGATCGTCGTGCGCACCCTGCAGGGCCTGGTGGATGAGGGTCGCCTCGACCGTTCCGTCATCGGTCAGGCGATCGAGAAGTACCGTCTGCACGACGTGAACGCCGGAACCTCCGGCAACGCCGGCGGCGAGAGCTGA
- a CDS encoding PucR family transcriptional regulator, producing MSRSPESSSDKTETLAWLRRISGDLATVTLKRLEDTLPWYADMPPARRSSVGLVAQAGITSFIQWYDDPTATPWIAADIFAAAPRELLRSVSLQQTLQLIRVTVEVTEERVAGRGEDLREAILLYSRELAFTAADVYARAAEARGLWDARLEALVVDSILTGEADEELPSRIAALGWHGHGEVSVLVGTTPPQFDVDQLRRMARKLGVDVLVGVQGSRLVLVIGRTDADHRAGGDEQSELPFPEIARRLEPGFGTGHLVLGPTVPALVDAGQSARAALAGFAVARAWRNAPRPVEADDLLPERALAGDPLAKHTLVERIYRPLKAHSSDLVTTLWSYLDNGRSLEATARELFVHPNTVRYRLKRVSDVIGWDATGPREALILQTALVLGAIGTDNTRRRAAGTRRPR from the coding sequence ATGAGCCGATCCCCGGAGTCGTCGTCGGACAAGACGGAGACACTCGCCTGGTTGCGACGCATCTCCGGGGATCTGGCCACGGTCACTCTCAAGCGCCTCGAGGACACGCTCCCCTGGTACGCCGACATGCCGCCGGCCAGGCGCTCCTCGGTGGGTCTCGTGGCCCAGGCGGGCATCACTTCCTTCATCCAGTGGTACGACGATCCGACGGCGACGCCGTGGATCGCGGCGGACATCTTCGCTGCGGCTCCCCGCGAGCTGCTGCGCTCCGTGAGCCTGCAGCAGACGCTGCAGCTCATCCGCGTCACCGTCGAGGTCACCGAGGAGCGCGTCGCGGGCCGCGGTGAGGATCTGCGCGAGGCGATCCTGCTCTACTCCCGCGAGCTCGCCTTCACCGCGGCCGACGTCTACGCGCGCGCCGCCGAGGCCCGCGGACTCTGGGATGCACGGCTCGAGGCTCTGGTGGTCGATTCGATCCTCACGGGCGAAGCAGACGAAGAGCTCCCGAGCCGCATCGCCGCTCTGGGATGGCACGGTCACGGCGAGGTCTCCGTCCTCGTCGGCACGACCCCGCCGCAGTTCGATGTCGACCAGCTGCGGCGCATGGCCCGCAAGCTCGGCGTCGATGTCCTCGTGGGCGTGCAGGGATCCCGTCTCGTGCTCGTGATCGGACGCACCGACGCAGACCACCGCGCCGGCGGAGACGAGCAGTCCGAACTGCCCTTCCCCGAGATCGCGCGGCGCCTCGAACCCGGCTTCGGAACCGGCCACCTCGTTCTCGGCCCCACCGTTCCCGCCCTCGTCGACGCGGGTCAGAGCGCCCGCGCCGCCCTCGCCGGCTTCGCGGTGGCTCGTGCCTGGCGCAACGCGCCCCGCCCCGTCGAAGCCGACGACCTGCTTCCCGAGCGCGCGCTCGCGGGCGATCCGCTCGCCAAGCACACCCTTGTCGAGCGCATCTACCGACCCCTCAAAGCGCACAGCTCCGACCTCGTCACGACGCTGTGGAGCTACCTCGACAACGGTCGCTCGCTCGAAGCCACGGCGCGCGAGCTCTTCGTGCATCCCAACACCGTCCGGTACCGGCTGAAGCGCGTGTCCGACGTGATCGGCTGGGATGCGACGGGGCCGCGGGAAGCGCTGATCCTCCAGACCGCGCTCGTTCTGGGCGCCATCGGAACGGACAACACGCGTCGCCGCGCGGCCGGGACACGCCGACCGCGCTGA
- a CDS encoding ACP S-malonyltransferase has protein sequence MIIGLFPGQGSQTPGFLSPWLELDGVAARLDELSEAAQVDLAAAGTEWDADAIRDTKVAQPLIVAASLISWHALVARAAGVPTGVAGHSVGEVAALAASGVIDDVSALRLVGVRGRAMADAAAQAETGMSAVLGGDEEAVLARLAELDLTPANYNGGGQIVAAGASGALAELAAEAPRGTRVIPLQVAGAFHTRYMQPAVEALAAAAAELTASDPTLTLWTNKDGSQVAEGARALDLLVGQVASPVRWDLDMAAFAEAGVTGLIEFAPAGTLTGLAKRGLRGVPAVAVKTPDDLDAAVALLSEENA, from the coding sequence GTGATCATCGGTCTTTTCCCCGGGCAGGGTTCCCAAACGCCCGGGTTCCTCTCGCCGTGGCTGGAGCTGGACGGCGTTGCCGCCCGGCTCGACGAGCTTTCCGAGGCGGCACAGGTCGACCTCGCCGCAGCGGGCACGGAGTGGGATGCCGATGCGATCCGCGACACGAAGGTGGCGCAGCCGCTCATCGTCGCCGCGAGCCTCATCTCGTGGCACGCACTCGTCGCGCGCGCGGCCGGTGTTCCCACCGGCGTCGCCGGACACTCGGTCGGCGAGGTGGCGGCCCTGGCCGCGTCCGGCGTGATCGACGACGTGTCCGCGCTTCGTCTGGTCGGTGTGCGCGGGCGCGCCATGGCGGATGCGGCCGCGCAGGCCGAAACGGGCATGAGTGCCGTCCTCGGCGGCGACGAGGAAGCCGTCCTCGCCCGCCTGGCCGAGCTGGACCTCACCCCCGCCAACTACAACGGCGGGGGCCAGATCGTCGCCGCCGGCGCCAGCGGAGCCCTCGCCGAGCTCGCCGCGGAAGCCCCGCGCGGCACGCGCGTCATTCCGCTGCAGGTCGCCGGAGCGTTCCACACGCGCTACATGCAGCCCGCCGTCGAGGCGCTCGCGGCCGCGGCTGCGGAGCTCACCGCATCCGACCCGACGCTCACCCTCTGGACGAACAAGGACGGCTCCCAGGTCGCCGAGGGCGCGCGCGCGCTGGACCTGCTCGTGGGCCAGGTCGCCTCGCCCGTGCGCTGGGACCTGGACATGGCGGCCTTCGCCGAGGCGGGTGTCACCGGCCTCATCGAGTTCGCGCCCGCGGGCACCCTCACGGGCCTCGCCAAGCGCGGGCTGCGCGGCGTTCCCGCCGTCGCCGTCAAGACCCCGGACGACCTGGATGCGGCCGTCGCACTGCTCTCGGAGGAGAACGCATGA
- a CDS encoding beta-ketoacyl-ACP synthase III — protein sequence MTAPTLRQTTGPQYTRILSYGAARGENAVPNDDLIEPINSSDEWIRQRTGIVTRVRADATTSATDLATIAAKEAVERSGVSPELIDLVIVATISNVRQTPSMSAVVADRIGANPAAAYDSNAACAGFTYGVAQADALIRAGVAHYAVVIGAEKLSDVVDPTDRTISFLLGDGAGAVVIGPSETPAIGPTIWGSDGSKADAVGMDATLVEFRDGTSPWPTLRQEGPTVFRWAVWEMVKVARQALEEAGVTASDLAAFVPHQANMRIIDEFAKQLGLPDTVLIGRDIETTGNTSAASVPLATHRLLEEHPELSGGLALQIGFGAGLVFGAQVVVLP from the coding sequence ATGACCGCCCCCACTCTGCGCCAGACCACGGGTCCGCAGTACACGCGAATCCTCTCCTACGGTGCCGCACGCGGCGAGAACGCCGTTCCCAACGACGACCTCATCGAGCCGATCAACTCGAGCGACGAGTGGATCCGCCAGCGCACCGGCATCGTCACGCGCGTGCGCGCCGACGCGACCACCAGTGCCACCGACCTCGCGACGATCGCCGCGAAGGAGGCGGTCGAGCGCTCCGGTGTCTCACCCGAGCTGATCGATCTCGTCATCGTCGCAACGATCAGCAACGTCCGCCAGACACCCTCGATGTCTGCCGTCGTCGCCGACCGGATCGGGGCGAACCCCGCCGCGGCCTACGACTCGAACGCCGCGTGCGCGGGCTTCACCTACGGTGTCGCCCAGGCCGATGCGCTCATCCGCGCCGGCGTCGCGCACTACGCCGTCGTGATCGGCGCGGAGAAGCTCTCCGACGTCGTCGATCCCACCGACCGGACGATCTCGTTCCTGCTCGGTGACGGCGCCGGCGCCGTCGTGATCGGCCCGAGCGAGACCCCGGCCATCGGCCCGACCATCTGGGGGTCCGACGGGTCCAAGGCGGATGCGGTGGGCATGGATGCCACGCTCGTCGAGTTCCGCGACGGCACCTCCCCCTGGCCCACTCTCCGCCAGGAGGGCCCGACCGTGTTCCGGTGGGCCGTGTGGGAGATGGTGAAGGTCGCTCGTCAGGCCCTTGAGGAAGCCGGCGTCACCGCGTCCGACCTCGCCGCCTTCGTACCCCACCAGGCCAACATGCGGATCATCGACGAGTTCGCCAAGCAGCTGGGCCTGCCCGACACGGTCCTCATCGGTCGCGACATCGAGACCACGGGCAACACCTCCGCAGCCTCCGTTCCCCTCGCCACCCACCGCCTGCTCGAAGAGCACCCCGAACTCAGCGGCGGCCTCGCGCTCCAGATCGGCTTCGGTGCCGGTCTCGTGTTCGGCGCACAGGTCGTCGTGCTCCCGTGA
- a CDS encoding acyl carrier protein, which produces MAFTTDEVLAGLAELITDETGISADEVALEKSFTDDLDIDSISMMTIVVNAEEKFGVTIPDDEVKNLKTVGDAVTYITSNQA; this is translated from the coding sequence ATGGCTTTCACCACTGACGAGGTCCTCGCCGGACTCGCCGAGCTCATCACCGACGAGACCGGGATCTCGGCCGACGAGGTCGCGCTCGAGAAGTCCTTCACCGACGACCTCGACATCGACTCGATCTCGATGATGACGATCGTCGTCAACGCCGAGGAGAAGTTCGGCGTCACCATCCCCGACGACGAGGTCAAGAACCTCAAGACCGTCGGCGACGCCGTCACCTACATCACCTCGAACCAGGCGTGA
- a CDS encoding beta-ketoacyl-[acyl-carrier-protein] synthase family protein, whose protein sequence is MSTARIVVTGIGASSPLGGTAPESWSALLNGESGTRTLEHDWVEQYSLPVTFAAEAKVRPEEVLERPIAKRLDPSSQFALIAAKEAWADAGAPDVAPERLGVDFATGIGGVWTLLDAWDTLREKGPRRVMPMTVPMLMPNAAAGNLSLHFGARAFARTVASACASSTESIVNAIEHLRDGLADVIIAGGTESAIHPITIASFASMQALSKRNDDPATASRPTSIDRDGFVMGEGAAALILETEEHARARGAKIYAYVAGGGVTADSYHITANDPEGAGAARAVGLALAMADASVDDVTHINAHATSTPVGDPNEYTALKAVFGDRIDDIPVSATKASTGHLLGGTGALEAIFTILAISERQAPPTINITEQDPAVPFRVSGSVQSLGAGDQLAISNSFGFGGHNAVVAFSNV, encoded by the coding sequence ATGAGCACCGCCCGCATCGTCGTCACCGGCATCGGAGCCTCCTCCCCCCTCGGAGGAACGGCACCCGAGAGCTGGTCCGCCCTGCTGAACGGAGAGTCCGGCACCCGCACTCTCGAGCACGACTGGGTGGAGCAGTACTCCCTCCCGGTGACGTTCGCCGCCGAGGCGAAGGTCCGCCCGGAGGAGGTGCTGGAGCGACCGATCGCCAAGCGTCTCGACCCGTCCTCTCAGTTCGCCCTCATCGCGGCCAAGGAAGCCTGGGCGGACGCCGGTGCGCCGGATGTCGCCCCTGAACGTCTGGGCGTCGACTTCGCCACCGGAATCGGCGGCGTGTGGACCCTCTTGGACGCGTGGGACACCCTGCGGGAGAAGGGCCCCCGGCGCGTCATGCCCATGACCGTTCCGATGCTCATGCCCAACGCGGCGGCCGGTAACCTGTCGCTGCACTTCGGTGCCCGTGCGTTCGCACGCACCGTCGCGAGTGCGTGCGCCTCCAGCACGGAATCGATCGTCAACGCGATCGAGCACCTGCGCGACGGCCTCGCCGACGTCATCATCGCGGGGGGAACGGAATCGGCCATCCACCCGATCACGATCGCGTCGTTCGCCTCCATGCAGGCGCTCTCCAAGCGCAACGACGACCCGGCCACCGCATCGCGCCCGACCAGCATCGACCGCGACGGGTTCGTCATGGGCGAAGGCGCCGCGGCGCTCATCCTCGAGACCGAGGAGCACGCTCGCGCGCGCGGCGCGAAGATCTACGCGTACGTCGCCGGCGGCGGTGTCACGGCCGACTCGTATCACATCACCGCCAATGACCCCGAGGGCGCGGGCGCCGCGCGAGCGGTGGGGCTCGCGCTCGCCATGGCCGATGCCTCCGTGGACGACGTGACGCACATCAACGCGCACGCCACCTCGACGCCCGTCGGTGACCCCAATGAGTACACCGCTCTCAAGGCCGTCTTCGGCGATCGCATCGACGACATCCCCGTGTCGGCGACGAAGGCTTCGACGGGCCATCTTCTCGGCGGCACCGGCGCTCTCGAGGCGATCTTCACGATCCTCGCGATCAGCGAGCGACAGGCGCCGCCGACGATCAACATCACCGAGCAGGACCCGGCCGTGCCGTTCCGCGTGTCCGGCTCGGTGCAATCGCTGGGCGCCGGCGACCAGCTCGCGATCAGCAACTCGTTCGGCTTCGGGGGACACAACGCCGTGGTCGCGTTCTCGAACGTCTGA
- a CDS encoding DUF3145 domain-containing protein, with the protein MAAHMARGVVFIHSAPRALCPHLEWAVGRVLGRAVNFEWSDQPVLPGSRRAEFYWEAPNGTGAALASAMHGWEHLRFEVSEDPSARSDGGRWMHTPDLGVHFAQTDTAGNVVIGEDRIRYAMEIAAGNAAELQRELTVALGGAWDEELEPFRQAGDDAPVVWLHKVG; encoded by the coding sequence ATGGCTGCACACATGGCGCGCGGAGTGGTGTTCATTCACTCGGCGCCACGGGCGTTGTGTCCCCACCTCGAGTGGGCTGTCGGGCGTGTGCTCGGGCGCGCGGTGAACTTCGAGTGGTCCGATCAGCCGGTATTGCCGGGCAGTCGCCGTGCCGAGTTCTACTGGGAAGCACCCAACGGGACCGGAGCGGCGCTCGCGAGTGCCATGCACGGTTGGGAACACCTGCGCTTCGAGGTCTCCGAGGACCCGAGCGCGCGCAGCGACGGCGGTCGGTGGATGCACACGCCGGATCTCGGCGTGCACTTCGCGCAGACGGACACCGCCGGCAACGTGGTGATCGGGGAGGACCGCATCCGTTACGCGATGGAGATCGCGGCGGGGAATGCGGCGGAGCTGCAGCGTGAGCTCACCGTCGCCCTCGGCGGGGCGTGGGACGAAGAGCTGGAACCGTTCCGTCAGGCCGGCGACGACGCTCCGGTGGTGTGGCTGCACAAGGTGGGCTGA
- a CDS encoding MFS transporter → MIEAPDPATVPVAPTRVGALAPLTVPAFRALWIAALISNIGSWMQTVGAQWFLVEQHSSPLLIALVQTASAAPVLLLGIPAGVIGELLNRRTLLIWVQATQVIIGGVLVVLTMTGEMSPYLLLALTLVLGAASAVQLPAYGAISAEIVPTPFIPNAASLSSISVNVARAIGPAIAGALVSLLGVAFVFALNAASFAVFLVVLLAWRGYRPSPHGFEPFLDATRAGVRYVRNAGIIRALYLRLGLFIVPASALYALLPLLATERLGLDATGYGVLLAGVGAGSIVGAFTMPRVRDAIGVNRTVLLCALAFGASMVGTAVSPWAALSVVILAAGGAGWIGVIATLNGAVQSFLPTWVRTRGLSIYQMVLFGSTAAGSALAGAVAGWIGSVTACLAAGVLVVLVALTQLVIPLAATGDIARGRGELPLPQRDSDADIDENAQTLVLVRYRVDDGSRAEFLSRMELVEHSRRRTGARSWTLYADREEPGVLVEAFDVGSWREHLSQHAERLTGYDQKVIHDAQMLALSVDTEHLIATGPAPRSA, encoded by the coding sequence ATGATCGAGGCACCCGACCCGGCGACCGTCCCCGTCGCGCCCACGCGCGTGGGCGCGCTCGCCCCGCTCACCGTGCCCGCGTTCCGCGCCCTGTGGATCGCGGCCCTGATCAGCAACATCGGCAGCTGGATGCAGACGGTCGGGGCGCAGTGGTTCCTCGTCGAACAGCACAGTTCCCCTCTGCTCATCGCTCTCGTGCAGACCGCGAGCGCCGCGCCCGTCCTTCTGCTGGGGATACCAGCGGGCGTGATCGGTGAACTTCTGAACCGACGAACCCTGCTGATCTGGGTGCAGGCCACGCAGGTCATCATCGGGGGCGTGCTGGTCGTCCTCACGATGACCGGTGAGATGTCGCCCTATCTGCTGCTCGCGCTGACCCTCGTGCTCGGGGCGGCCTCAGCTGTGCAGTTGCCCGCGTACGGCGCGATCTCCGCCGAGATCGTACCGACGCCCTTCATCCCCAACGCGGCGTCGCTCAGCTCGATATCGGTCAACGTCGCACGGGCGATCGGTCCCGCTATCGCGGGAGCCTTGGTGTCGCTGCTGGGTGTCGCCTTCGTCTTCGCACTGAACGCCGCATCCTTCGCCGTCTTCCTCGTGGTTCTGCTGGCGTGGCGAGGTTATCGCCCGTCACCGCATGGGTTCGAGCCCTTTCTGGATGCCACCCGAGCGGGGGTGCGTTACGTCCGCAACGCGGGCATCATCCGTGCTCTCTACCTGCGCCTGGGGCTCTTCATCGTCCCCGCGTCGGCGCTGTACGCGCTTCTCCCGCTGCTCGCGACCGAGCGCCTCGGTCTCGACGCCACGGGGTACGGAGTACTTCTCGCAGGGGTCGGGGCAGGTTCCATCGTGGGTGCCTTCACGATGCCGCGCGTGCGAGACGCGATCGGCGTGAACCGTACCGTGCTGCTGTGCGCCCTCGCTTTCGGAGCGAGCATGGTCGGCACCGCCGTCTCTCCCTGGGCCGCGCTCAGCGTCGTGATCCTGGCCGCGGGCGGTGCCGGCTGGATCGGTGTGATCGCGACCCTCAACGGCGCCGTGCAGTCATTCCTCCCCACGTGGGTGCGCACGCGCGGGCTCTCGATCTATCAGATGGTGCTGTTCGGCTCGACGGCAGCGGGATCCGCGCTCGCGGGTGCCGTGGCCGGCTGGATCGGATCGGTCACGGCTTGTCTGGCGGCGGGGGTTCTCGTCGTCCTGGTGGCGCTGACTCAGCTCGTGATCCCGCTCGCGGCGACGGGAGACATCGCCCGTGGCCGTGGCGAACTCCCCCTGCCCCAGCGCGATTCGGATGCGGACATCGATGAGAACGCGCAGACGCTGGTCCTCGTGCGCTATCGGGTCGACGACGGAAGCCGGGCGGAGTTCCTGAGTCGGATGGAGCTCGTGGAGCACAGCCGACGCCGAACCGGGGCACGGAGCTGGACGCTGTACGCCGACCGGGAAGAGCCTGGCGTGCTCGTGGAGGCCTTCGACGTCGGCAGCTGGCGCGAGCATCTGAGCCAGCATGCCGAGAGGCTCACGGGCTATGACCAGAAGGTGATCCACGACGCGCAGATGCTCGCACTGTCCGTCGACACCGAACATCTGATCGCAACCGGTCCTGCGCCGCGCTCCGCGTGA
- a CDS encoding D-alanine--D-alanine ligase family protein yields the protein MTTLRQRRIVVIGGGANDEHDVSLASAASVARAARELGDDVCELTIERGGQWRSVDGSLTPADAVRLLDGCDVVFPVLHGVNGEDGAIAGLLTMLGVPFVGSPVRAGALAMDKWAMKLVAGALGVATAPGILIEAGDAVPSVPLATPFVVKPTSGGSSNGVSLVSDAADLAVAIERARRAGSSVLVEPFITGREVDIAVFRGTSGALRVGEPLEIAVADRALFDHAAKYDGSAPFIIPARVTSDELEILERDAVRLYDALGCAGVARFDFFVTGRGVVLNEVNTTPGMTEHSQVPRMYAAVGLGYVTLIDQLLNAAVAR from the coding sequence ATGACGACACTCCGGCAGCGAAGGATCGTGGTCATCGGCGGCGGAGCGAACGACGAGCACGATGTCTCGCTCGCGTCGGCGGCCTCGGTGGCGCGAGCGGCGCGTGAGCTCGGTGACGATGTCTGCGAGCTGACCATCGAGCGCGGTGGGCAGTGGCGCTCGGTCGACGGGTCGCTCACGCCCGCCGACGCCGTCCGCCTGCTGGACGGCTGCGACGTGGTCTTCCCGGTGCTGCACGGGGTGAACGGCGAGGATGGTGCGATCGCGGGCCTTCTCACGATGCTGGGTGTCCCCTTCGTGGGTTCTCCGGTGCGGGCCGGTGCCTTGGCGATGGACAAGTGGGCGATGAAGCTCGTCGCGGGTGCCCTCGGAGTGGCGACGGCGCCGGGCATCCTGATCGAGGCGGGTGACGCGGTCCCGAGCGTTCCCCTCGCTACGCCGTTCGTGGTGAAGCCGACGTCGGGAGGCTCGAGCAACGGTGTGTCGCTGGTCTCGGACGCGGCTGATCTGGCGGTTGCGATCGAACGGGCGCGCCGCGCGGGGAGCAGCGTGCTGGTGGAGCCCTTCATCACCGGGCGAGAGGTGGACATCGCCGTGTTCCGTGGCACCTCGGGCGCACTGCGGGTCGGCGAGCCGCTGGAGATCGCCGTCGCCGACCGGGCTCTGTTCGACCACGCCGCGAAATACGACGGCAGCGCGCCGTTCATCATCCCCGCGCGCGTGACGTCGGACGAGTTGGAGATCTTGGAGCGGGATGCGGTGCGTCTCTACGATGCACTCGGATGCGCGGGTGTCGCACGCTTCGACTTCTTCGTCACCGGTCGCGGCGTCGTGCTCAACGAGGTGAACACCACGCCCGGGATGACCGAGCACTCGCAGGTGCCCCGCATGTACGCCGCCGTCGGGCTCGGCTACGTGACCTTGATCGACCAGCTGCTCAACGCAGCCGTCGCACGGTGA